A genome region from Thermoanaerobacterium xylanolyticum LX-11 includes the following:
- a CDS encoding arginine repressor, which translates to MMKLARHAKILEIISKNEIETQEELADALQKEGIKVTQATVSRDIKELRLIKVLSADGKKYKYAPMKSQDTKVTDKLVALLSGIVGIDYAGNTIVIKTLSGTAPAAAEALDTLNWNEVVGTLAGDNTIFMLVRSEDAVKEIIDRINELIK; encoded by the coding sequence ATAATGAAGTTAGCAAGACATGCAAAGATTCTTGAAATAATAAGTAAAAATGAAATTGAAACACAGGAAGAATTGGCAGATGCCCTTCAAAAAGAAGGCATAAAAGTCACACAAGCTACAGTATCCAGGGATATAAAAGAGTTAAGGCTTATAAAAGTATTGAGTGCAGACGGCAAAAAATACAAATATGCGCCAATGAAAAGTCAAGATACTAAAGTAACTGACAAGTTAGTTGCGCTTCTTTCTGGAATAGTAGGAATAGATTATGCTGGAAATACTATAGTAATTAAAACACTTTCTGGAACTGCACCTGCTGCTGCAGAAGCTTTGGATACATTAAATTGGAATGAGGTAGTAGGAACTCTTGCAGGAGATAATACTATATTTATGCTTGTGAGATCGGAAGATGCCGTCAAAGAAATTATAGACAGAATTAATGAATTGATTAAATGA
- the recN gene encoding DNA repair protein RecN produces MILTLNIKNIALIDEAEIDFDDGLNILTGETGAGKSIVIDSMMLLLGGRANKDIIRNGAQKATVEGVFLVDSNTDVIHKILDEAGIEYEDDDTLVISRDITENGRNYCRVNGRIVPLSFLSKLGTYLVDILGQHEHQFLLDSSKHLSILDNFQDKNFFDLKGTLRDLLSEYNILNKRLKEFYSDDKEKMSKIDLLKYQINEIESAKIKKGEEENLLERRNILINSEKLFNSMNECYNLLYKGINDNTSILDNLSTVLKNLDASYKIDKRLEKLKEMIQSALYTLDDCSIQIRDYVENINFDANELNEIEKRLDILGNLKRKYGRTIEEIIRYKEEKNSELTKLLNAEEEIYKINKEKEEIMQKIKAISDEIHKRRKNVADFLEKKISDVLSELNMPNTIFKVDIRKRDMPNENGMDEVEFLISTNIGEPLKPLDKIASGGELSRIMLALKTILADFDGISTLIFDEVDTGISGKAAQAVAQKIALISRNRQVICVTHLPQITSMADSHFKISKEFDKDKTYIKIEKLDYEGKIKELSRIISGSVVTNTTYNHSKELIDLAENYKKKLI; encoded by the coding sequence ATGATCCTTACATTGAACATAAAAAATATAGCTTTAATCGATGAGGCTGAGATTGATTTTGACGATGGCTTAAACATTCTTACTGGAGAGACAGGTGCTGGTAAATCTATAGTTATAGATTCAATGATGCTTTTGCTGGGTGGGAGAGCAAACAAAGACATTATCCGGAATGGTGCTCAAAAGGCTACAGTTGAAGGTGTTTTTTTGGTAGATTCAAATACTGATGTTATACATAAGATTTTAGATGAAGCAGGCATTGAATACGAGGATGATGATACATTGGTTATTAGCAGAGATATAACAGAAAACGGAAGAAACTACTGCAGAGTTAATGGTAGAATAGTTCCTTTATCTTTTTTAAGCAAATTGGGAACGTATTTGGTTGACATATTAGGCCAACACGAGCATCAATTTCTGTTAGATAGCAGTAAGCATTTGTCAATTTTAGATAATTTTCAAGATAAGAATTTTTTTGATTTAAAAGGCACGTTAAGGGATTTATTAAGTGAATACAACATTCTTAATAAAAGGCTAAAGGAATTTTATTCAGATGACAAAGAAAAGATGTCAAAAATAGATCTTCTTAAGTATCAGATAAATGAAATAGAATCTGCAAAAATAAAAAAAGGAGAAGAAGAAAATTTACTTGAAAGGCGAAACATATTAATCAATTCAGAGAAATTATTTAATTCTATGAATGAATGCTACAACTTGCTTTATAAAGGTATTAATGATAATACATCGATTTTAGATAATCTCAGCACTGTATTAAAAAATCTGGATGCCTCGTATAAAATAGACAAAAGGCTTGAAAAATTAAAAGAAATGATTCAAAGTGCTTTATATACATTAGATGATTGTTCTATTCAAATCAGAGATTATGTTGAGAATATTAATTTTGATGCAAACGAGTTAAATGAAATTGAAAAAAGGTTGGACATACTGGGAAATTTAAAAAGAAAATACGGTAGAACGATTGAAGAAATAATTAGATATAAAGAAGAAAAAAATAGTGAACTTACAAAATTATTAAATGCAGAAGAAGAAATATATAAGATAAACAAAGAAAAAGAAGAAATCATGCAGAAAATTAAAGCGATTTCTGATGAAATACATAAAAGGAGAAAAAATGTAGCAGATTTTCTTGAAAAGAAAATAAGCGACGTATTAAGTGAGTTAAATATGCCTAATACAATTTTTAAAGTCGATATTAGAAAAAGAGATATGCCAAATGAGAATGGCATGGATGAAGTGGAGTTTTTAATATCAACTAATATCGGTGAACCTTTAAAGCCACTTGATAAAATAGCTTCTGGTGGTGAGCTATCGAGGATTATGTTGGCTTTAAAGACAATTTTGGCCGACTTTGATGGCATATCTACATTAATATTTGATGAAGTAGATACAGGAATAAGCGGCAAAGCAGCCCAAGCTGTGGCGCAGAAAATAGCTTTGATTTCAAGAAATCGTCAGGTTATATGTGTGACACATCTCCCTCAAATAACATCTATGGCTGATTCACATTTTAAAATTTCAAAGGAATTTGACAAAGACAAAACTTACATAAAAATTGAAAAATTAGATTATGAAGGGAAAATAAAAGAATTATCGAGAATAATCAGTGGTTCTGTTGTTACAAACACTACTTACAATCATTCGAAGGAGCTAATTGATTTAGCAGAAAATTACAAAAAAAAATTAATTTAA
- a CDS encoding copper transporter, translating into MNVNIRYYVLTIAAIFMALGIGIFIGFMLDGQKVFSEQQETIINQLEQKFKDIQTENSNLKDNVQSLNKQLDYMNQYGKIVFPELVKGRLNGVKVAIIETNNDFIYPGLRNALMKAGATISSVTIFKDDLNNLDQSEKDDLITNLSKYGNIDSNHLIESLSEKLTEVLVTGQDGELITYLKDKGYIDFTGTPGNTDFIVLAGGSNLKNNNLNIVDIPIIRQSKILNVPIVGVEQSDVKYSYMDAYRKQHLSTVDNIDTIIGQTSLIMVMQGKDGNYGIKAGDTAIMPDSFIEYQQNQNQNKANSNEVK; encoded by the coding sequence ATGAACGTAAATATTAGATATTATGTATTGACGATAGCAGCAATTTTTATGGCATTGGGAATTGGCATATTTATAGGCTTCATGCTGGATGGACAAAAAGTTTTTTCTGAACAGCAAGAAACAATCATAAATCAGCTAGAGCAAAAATTTAAAGATATCCAAACTGAAAATTCTAATTTAAAGGACAATGTACAAAGTTTAAATAAGCAACTTGACTATATGAACCAATACGGGAAAATTGTTTTTCCTGAGCTTGTAAAAGGACGCTTAAATGGTGTAAAAGTTGCAATAATTGAAACAAACAATGATTTTATCTATCCAGGTTTAAGAAATGCTTTGATGAAAGCAGGTGCAACAATATCATCTGTTACAATATTTAAAGATGATTTGAATAATTTAGATCAGTCAGAGAAAGATGATTTAATAACTAATTTGTCTAAATACGGCAATATTGACAGCAACCATCTCATCGAATCTTTATCTGAGAAACTGACTGAAGTTCTTGTTACTGGGCAAGATGGAGAATTGATAACTTATTTAAAAGATAAGGGGTACATTGATTTTACTGGTACACCTGGAAATACAGATTTTATCGTTTTAGCAGGTGGCAGCAATCTTAAAAATAACAATTTAAATATAGTAGATATCCCAATAATAAGGCAATCGAAAATTTTAAATGTGCCGATTGTCGGAGTTGAACAAAGCGATGTGAAGTATTCTTATATGGATGCGTATAGAAAACAACACTTGTCAACCGTTGATAACATAGATACGATTATAGGACAAACTTCATTGATAATGGTGATGCAAGGCAAAGATGGCAATTATGGAATAAAAGCTGGAGATACAGCGATTATGCCCGATTCCTTTATAGAATACCAACAGAATCAAAATCAAAATAAGGCAAATTCAAACGAGGTGAAATGA
- the steA gene encoding putative cytokinetic ring protein SteA — MQITGTVKMDKRTKNLAKRIGPGEIAVIDHVDIDEIGAESLIEKKILAVINANKSISGRYPNLGPSIIDKAGIPIIDEVGEDIFELLKENDKITIIDNEIYKDGKLIKRGKLLTHDVINYKMEECKENLEVELDKFIENTLEYAKKEKSFILGDIEIPDVKTKFKDRQALVVVRGKDYKEDLYTIRQYITDVKPILIGVDGGADAILEFGLTPDIIIGDMDSVSDKALKKAKEIVVHAYPNGKSPGLERVKSLGLDAHIFKAPGTSEDIAMLLAYEKGADLIVAVGTHSSMIDFLEKGRKGMSSTFLVRLKIGSKLIDAKGVNKLYRENFRLSYVFSIIFAAMVPLSVIAYFSPPMQQLLKLLQLRIRLLIGF, encoded by the coding sequence ATGCAAATTACTGGTACAGTTAAAATGGACAAAAGGACGAAAAATCTTGCAAAGCGCATAGGCCCCGGAGAAATCGCTGTGATAGATCATGTTGATATCGATGAGATTGGTGCCGAATCTTTGATAGAAAAGAAGATTTTGGCTGTGATAAATGCTAATAAATCGATAAGCGGTAGATATCCTAACTTAGGCCCATCTATTATTGATAAAGCTGGTATCCCTATTATAGATGAAGTTGGCGAAGATATATTTGAATTGCTTAAAGAGAATGATAAGATTACTATAATCGATAATGAAATATATAAAGATGGCAAATTGATAAAAAGAGGAAAATTGCTTACACACGATGTTATTAATTACAAAATGGAAGAATGTAAGGAAAATCTGGAAGTAGAGTTGGATAAATTCATTGAGAATACGCTTGAATATGCTAAAAAAGAAAAGTCATTTATTTTGGGTGATATTGAAATACCTGATGTGAAGACAAAGTTTAAAGATAGACAAGCATTGGTTGTTGTAAGAGGAAAAGACTATAAGGAAGACTTATATACTATTAGGCAGTATATAACAGATGTAAAGCCTATATTGATAGGAGTAGATGGTGGTGCAGATGCAATACTTGAATTTGGCTTAACACCTGATATTATAATTGGAGACATGGATAGCGTAAGCGATAAGGCTTTGAAAAAAGCAAAGGAGATAGTAGTTCATGCCTATCCAAATGGCAAGTCGCCTGGGTTAGAGAGAGTTAAATCATTAGGACTTGATGCACATATATTTAAAGCGCCAGGAACAAGTGAAGACATTGCTATGCTTTTAGCATATGAAAAAGGCGCAGATTTAATAGTGGCTGTTGGCACTCATTCCAGTATGATCGATTTTTTGGAAAAAGGAAGGAAGGGAATGTCTAGCACATTTCTAGTAAGATTAAAGATTGGATCTAAGCTTATTGATGCTAAAGGGGTTAACAAACTATACAGAGAAAATTTTAGGCTTTCATATGTTTTTAGTATTATATTTGCTGCAATGGTTCCACTTAGTGTAATAGCTTATTTTTCACCACCTATGCAACAGCTTTTAAAACTTTTGCAGCTAAGGATAAGGCTTTTAATAGGATTTTAG
- the spoIVB gene encoding SpoIVB peptidase codes for MNRNKIKYLIFAFLSALIIYINYTPAIKSVYQTPNYYKFFEGEKVKFNFNLPLKVGFYTDRQGIVKIDNDEGGNNILNLDKPFSVETLNRGKVNINFRLFGIFPIKSIYVDVIPTIKVIPGGDSIGVKLNTKGALVVGYSDIIGTDDKIYSPYREGKIQIGDIILEVNNIKINSADDITDIINKQKDTMVTLKISRKGNIVYSKLHPVLAKDDQKYKLGLWVRDHTAGIGTLTFYTEDKKYYAALGHAITDIDTGDVLSVNNGQIMKSKITSVSKGKRSSPGELRGIFLEEVDTIGDIEKNTEYGIYGKIINPSDISLKSIPIGYQSQVVEGPAKILTTIDNTGVKEFDIQIIKKVEQKNPNQKGMIIKIVDKELLDKTGGIVQGMSGSPIIQNGKLIGAVTHVFVNDPTKGYAVYAEWMINEMENLHHDENVFKN; via the coding sequence TTGAATCGCAATAAGATTAAATATTTAATTTTTGCATTTTTATCCGCTTTAATAATATATATAAATTATACACCTGCAATTAAGAGTGTTTACCAGACTCCCAATTATTATAAATTTTTCGAAGGAGAAAAAGTAAAATTTAATTTTAATTTACCACTTAAAGTAGGCTTTTATACAGATAGACAAGGCATTGTAAAAATAGATAATGATGAAGGCGGCAATAATATTTTAAATCTTGATAAACCATTTTCTGTTGAAACGCTAAACCGTGGTAAAGTGAATATAAATTTCAGGTTATTTGGGATATTTCCAATAAAAAGTATTTATGTTGATGTGATACCAACAATAAAGGTAATTCCTGGTGGCGATTCAATTGGAGTTAAGCTTAACACAAAAGGAGCCCTTGTAGTTGGATATTCTGATATAATAGGAACAGATGATAAAATTTACAGTCCATACAGAGAGGGGAAAATACAAATAGGTGATATAATTCTTGAAGTTAATAATATAAAGATTAACTCTGCTGATGATATAACAGATATTATAAATAAGCAAAAAGATACAATGGTAACACTTAAAATAAGCAGAAAAGGTAATATAGTATATTCAAAGTTACATCCGGTCTTGGCTAAAGATGATCAAAAATACAAGCTGGGATTATGGGTAAGAGATCATACGGCAGGTATTGGAACATTGACGTTTTATACTGAAGATAAAAAGTATTATGCTGCTTTAGGACATGCGATTACCGATATAGATACAGGAGATGTTCTATCAGTTAACAACGGACAAATAATGAAATCTAAAATAACATCTGTAAGTAAAGGAAAAAGAAGCAGTCCAGGAGAGCTTAGAGGTATTTTTTTAGAGGAAGTTGACACAATAGGTGATATTGAAAAAAATACGGAGTATGGCATATATGGAAAGATAATTAATCCAAGTGATATAAGTTTAAAATCAATACCGATAGGTTATCAATCACAAGTTGTTGAAGGACCAGCAAAAATCCTTACAACAATAGACAATACGGGAGTAAAGGAATTTGATATTCAGATAATAAAGAAAGTGGAACAAAAGAATCCAAATCAAAAAGGGATGATAATAAAAATTGTCGATAAAGAATTGCTAGATAAAACAGGTGGTATTGTCCAAGGAATGAGTGGAAGTCCAATTATACAAAATGGCAAGCTTATAGGCGCTGTGACGCATGTTTTTGTCAATGACCCAACTAAAGGATATGCAGTATATGCTGAATGGATGATAAATGAAATGGAAAATTTACACCATGATGAAAATGTGTTTAAGAATTAG
- a CDS encoding glycosyltransferase family 2 protein yields MAVSVLIPAYNEGKRIVDTIKGMENIEEIDEIIVINDGSTDDTADKAKKAGAKLVNLKNNSGKGRALKEGLKYVKNDVIAFIDADVGLTSREVIKLIKPVLNNDADVTVARFPKVNVKSGFGLVKKLAKYGVKLLTGHDFDSTLSGQRVFKKEVLDKIKKIYGGYGIEVGMTIDIFNLGYKIKEVDVDMTHSVTLRDIKGFIHRGRQFLDILKVLLIKAIFKDR; encoded by the coding sequence ATGGCTGTAAGTGTTTTGATACCGGCATACAATGAAGGCAAGAGAATCGTTGATACAATAAAGGGAATGGAGAATATAGAGGAAATTGATGAGATCATTGTTATAAATGATGGCTCTACAGATGACACAGCAGATAAAGCTAAAAAAGCAGGAGCAAAATTGGTGAACCTAAAAAATAATTCTGGTAAAGGAAGAGCCTTAAAAGAAGGCTTGAAATACGTTAAAAATGATGTTATTGCTTTTATTGACGCAGATGTAGGTTTGACTTCTCGAGAGGTAATTAAATTAATAAAACCTGTTTTAAATAATGATGCCGATGTTACTGTAGCCAGATTTCCTAAAGTCAATGTTAAATCAGGTTTTGGACTTGTAAAGAAATTAGCAAAATACGGTGTAAAACTGCTTACTGGTCATGATTTTGATTCTACACTCTCTGGTCAAAGGGTTTTTAAAAAGGAAGTGCTTGACAAAATAAAAAAAATTTATGGTGGTTATGGTATAGAAGTTGGTATGACAATCGACATATTTAATTTAGGATATAAGATTAAAGAAGTAGATGTTGATATGACTCACTCTGTTACATTAAGAGATATTAAAGGTTTTATTCATAGAGGTAGACAGTTTTTGGATATACTTAAA
- a CDS encoding NAD(+)/NADH kinase — protein sequence MKNICVIPNIHKDKNLRTTRSLVEWIIQHGYKPILNEVVAQKIGFSEYGKSGTEIFEKSDFIVALGGDGTILNVARQCASFSTPILGVNLGHLGFLAEVDAEDVVEAVEKIVNNEFFIDKRMMLEASIIKENMEAVNLIALNDIVVTRGSFSRMVKLKVFVNEQYVNTYLADGIIISSPTGSTAYSLSAGGPIVYPNLELFVITPICPHTLHSRSIIVSEKDKVKLVIVGENQDVMVTTDGQQGYKLNSGDTIYVKKSNRYTNLIRLKSMNFFDLLRSKLSERNFNI from the coding sequence ATGAAAAATATTTGTGTCATACCGAATATTCATAAGGACAAAAATTTAAGGACTACGAGAAGTTTAGTGGAGTGGATCATCCAGCATGGATATAAACCAATACTAAACGAGGTCGTTGCGCAGAAAATTGGCTTTTCTGAATATGGCAAAAGCGGAACAGAGATTTTTGAAAAAAGTGATTTTATTGTGGCATTAGGGGGAGATGGGACAATTTTAAACGTTGCCAGACAATGTGCATCTTTTTCTACACCTATCCTTGGCGTAAATTTGGGACACTTAGGTTTTTTAGCGGAAGTTGATGCCGAAGATGTAGTTGAAGCAGTAGAAAAGATTGTCAACAATGAATTTTTCATAGACAAAAGGATGATGTTAGAAGCAAGCATAATCAAAGAAAATATGGAGGCAGTTAATCTTATAGCTTTAAATGACATTGTGGTAACAAGGGGCTCTTTTTCCAGAATGGTTAAACTAAAAGTATTTGTGAATGAACAGTACGTTAATACATACCTGGCTGATGGGATAATTATATCTAGCCCTACAGGTTCAACAGCATATTCTTTGTCAGCAGGTGGACCGATAGTGTACCCTAATCTGGAATTATTTGTAATAACACCTATATGTCCTCATACACTGCATTCAAGGTCTATCATAGTATCAGAAAAAGATAAAGTAAAGCTTGTTATAGTAGGTGAAAATCAAGATGTAATGGTAACAACAGACGGACAACAAGGATACAAACTGAACAGTGGTGATACAATTTATGTAAAAAAAAGCAATAGGTATACCAATTTGATACGCTTAAAGAGTATGAACTTTTTTGACCTATTGCGCAGCAAATTATCAGAGAGGAATTTTAACATTTAA
- the spo0A gene encoding sporulation transcription factor Spo0A — protein MLKKIKLGICDDNKEFVGIMVDYLSSKENIEIVGVANDGNQAVKLIQDNDLDLLILDIIMPYLDGIGVLEKVNELKKKRPKIIILSAVGQEKITQRAINLGADYYILKPFDLELLSKRITEIMEYQTDVVSKAVMPIIGDKKSVDLETLITQVIHDVGIPAHIKGYLYLRDAITLVISNIEYLNSVTKLLYPKIAEKYETTPSRVERAIRHAIEVAWSRGKVDVLNDLFGYTINDEKGKPTNSEFIALIADKLRLSLKAN, from the coding sequence TTGTTAAAGAAAATTAAATTAGGAATTTGTGATGATAATAAGGAATTTGTCGGTATAATGGTTGACTACCTGTCATCAAAAGAAAATATCGAAATTGTAGGTGTTGCAAATGATGGCAATCAAGCAGTTAAACTTATTCAAGATAATGATTTAGATCTTTTAATCTTGGATATCATAATGCCATATTTGGATGGCATTGGGGTTTTAGAAAAAGTTAATGAACTAAAGAAAAAAAGACCTAAAATAATCATTTTATCGGCAGTAGGTCAGGAAAAAATTACACAAAGAGCAATAAACCTTGGTGCAGATTATTACATTCTAAAACCATTTGATTTAGAATTGCTTTCTAAGAGAATAACAGAGATAATGGAGTATCAGACTGATGTGGTGTCAAAGGCTGTCATGCCTATAATCGGAGACAAAAAATCTGTCGACTTAGAAACTCTTATAACACAGGTTATTCATGATGTAGGAATACCTGCGCATATAAAAGGATATTTGTATTTAAGAGATGCTATAACATTAGTAATAAGCAATATTGAATACTTGAATTCTGTAACGAAGCTTTTGTATCCAAAGATAGCTGAAAAATATGAGACTACTCCCAGTAGAGTGGAAAGGGCTATAAGACATGCGATTGAAGTTGCGTGGAGCAGAGGTAAAGTCGATGTTTTAAATGATCTATTTGGCTATACAATTAACGATGAAAAGGGGAAACCTACCAATTCAGAGTTTATCGCGCTTATTGCTGACAAGTTAAGATTAAGTTTAAAGGCGAATTAA